The following coding sequences are from one Verrucosispora sp. WMMD573 window:
- a CDS encoding DUF1206 domain-containing protein, translated as MPLTRNAEATAARTADSRWLELLARAGFIGYGIVHLLFGWLALQIAFGNSSDDGDQSGALRTLAAQPMGQFLVIAIAVGMLAMAIWQALEAAVGHRTERGNDRLKERIISAARTLIYLWLAWTAWKVVSDANSDSASQQQDLSARLMESTGGRWLVGLAGLVLAGIGVGMTIYGLKKKFMKRLKTGEMSAKTRQLARRLGMAGYASRGVAFAVTGLLVILAAVNYDPEKARGLDAALRTLRDQAFGTILLTLIALGIAAFGVYCFLQSRYRKV; from the coding sequence ATGCCTCTTACCCGGAACGCCGAAGCCACCGCCGCCCGTACGGCCGACAGCCGGTGGCTGGAACTCCTCGCCCGGGCCGGTTTCATCGGCTACGGGATCGTGCACCTGCTGTTCGGCTGGCTGGCGCTGCAGATCGCGTTCGGCAACTCGTCCGACGACGGCGACCAGTCCGGCGCGCTGCGTACCCTCGCCGCGCAACCCATGGGTCAGTTCCTGGTCATCGCCATCGCCGTGGGCATGCTCGCGATGGCGATCTGGCAGGCGCTGGAGGCGGCCGTCGGGCACCGCACCGAGCGGGGCAACGACCGGCTCAAGGAACGGATCATCTCCGCCGCCCGCACCCTGATCTACCTCTGGCTGGCCTGGACCGCCTGGAAGGTCGTCTCCGACGCCAACTCCGACAGCGCCTCCCAGCAGCAGGACCTGTCGGCCCGGCTGATGGAGTCCACCGGGGGTCGCTGGCTGGTCGGTCTCGCCGGTCTGGTGCTCGCGGGCATCGGTGTCGGCATGACGATCTACGGCCTCAAGAAGAAGTTCATGAAGCGGCTGAAGACCGGCGAGATGAGTGCCAAGACCCGGCAGCTCGCCCGTCGGCTCGGCATGGCCGGCTACGCCTCCCGGGGTGTCGCCTTCGCCGTCACCGGCCTGCTGGTCATACTGGCCGCGGTGAACTACGACCCGGAGAAGGCCCGTGGTCTGGACGCCGCGCTGCGGACCCTGCGTGACCAGGCGTTCGGCACTATTCTGCTGACCCTCATCGCGCTGGGCATCGCCGCCTTCGGCGTCTACTGCTTCCTCCAGTCCCGCTACCGCAAGGTATGA
- a CDS encoding DUF4235 domain-containing protein, which produces MSKGIGKAAYKPVGVLMGFAAGAIAGAVFRQVWKMTAGDGEAPNPTDEDRRWGEILAAAALQGAIFSVVRAAVDRGGAVGVRRITGSWPD; this is translated from the coding sequence GTGAGCAAGGGAATCGGCAAGGCCGCCTACAAGCCGGTCGGCGTGCTGATGGGCTTCGCCGCCGGTGCGATCGCGGGCGCGGTCTTCCGCCAGGTGTGGAAGATGACCGCGGGTGACGGTGAGGCGCCCAACCCGACCGACGAGGACCGCCGCTGGGGGGAGATCCTCGCGGCGGCTGCCTTGCAGGGAGCCATTTTCTCGGTCGTCCGGGCCGCCGTCGACCGGGGCGGTGCGGTCGGCGTCCGCCGGATCACCGGTAGCTGGCCGGACTGA
- a CDS encoding adenosine deaminase, which translates to MTDLRTFIAGLPKVELHVHHVGSASPRIVAELAARHEGRSPVPADPQLLADYFVFRDFAHFVELYLSVVDLIRDPDDVWILTHEVARELARQQVRYAELTVTPYSHVRRGIAAPAFCEAIEDARKRAAADFGIELRWCFDIPGEAGLPAAEETLRIALDERPDGLISFGLGGPEIGVPRPQFKPYFDRARAAGLRSVPHAGETTGPQTIWDALHELGAERIGHGISAAQDPGLLAYLAERQIALEVCPTSNVRTRAVADIDEHPLRRLVDAGVLVTINSDDPPMFGTTLDDEYAVAARLLDIGPDGVAALARGAVTASFLDETGKQRILAEIDTYLADRRG; encoded by the coding sequence GTGACCGATCTGCGTACCTTCATCGCCGGACTGCCCAAGGTGGAGCTGCACGTGCACCACGTCGGCTCCGCCTCGCCCCGCATCGTGGCCGAGTTGGCCGCCCGGCACGAGGGACGCAGCCCCGTCCCGGCGGACCCGCAGCTGCTGGCCGACTACTTCGTCTTCCGCGACTTCGCCCACTTCGTCGAGTTGTACCTCAGCGTGGTGGACCTGATCCGGGACCCGGACGACGTCTGGATCCTCACCCACGAGGTGGCCCGGGAGCTGGCCCGCCAGCAGGTCCGCTACGCGGAGCTGACCGTGACGCCCTACTCCCACGTGCGGCGCGGCATCGCGGCGCCGGCCTTTTGCGAGGCGATCGAGGACGCCCGCAAGCGGGCCGCCGCCGACTTCGGCATCGAGCTGCGGTGGTGCTTCGACATTCCCGGTGAGGCGGGCCTGCCGGCCGCCGAGGAGACCCTGCGGATCGCGCTCGACGAGCGCCCCGACGGGCTGATCAGCTTCGGCCTCGGCGGCCCGGAGATCGGCGTGCCGAGGCCACAGTTCAAACCCTACTTCGACCGGGCCCGCGCGGCCGGGCTGCGGTCGGTGCCGCACGCCGGGGAGACCACCGGCCCGCAGACGATCTGGGACGCGCTGCACGAGCTGGGCGCCGAACGGATCGGCCACGGCATCTCCGCCGCGCAGGATCCGGGACTGCTCGCGTACCTGGCCGAGCGGCAGATCGCGCTGGAGGTCTGCCCGACGTCGAACGTGCGTACCCGGGCCGTGGCCGACATCGACGAGCACCCGCTGCGTCGGCTGGTCGACGCGGGAGTGCTGGTGACCATCAACTCCGACGACCCACCGATGTTCGGCACCACCCTCGACGACGAGTACGCGGTCGCGGCCCGGCTGCTCGACATAGGCCCGGACGGGGTGGCCGCACTGGCCCGTGGCGCGGTGACCGCGTCGTTCCTCGACGAGACCGGCAAGCAGCGGATCCTCGCGGAGATCGACACCTACCTCGCCGACCGGCGCGGCTGA
- a CDS encoding mechanosensitive ion channel domain-containing protein: MHSYLVTVVAALAAAAIALAVVEVVHRLTRRWGRKSLLLTELTQHAHRSFQVAATVLAVQFAVRFSTGYAIGTGWRQALLHSLVLAVIATAAWLVASLLVVVEDTALARFRVDVPDNRHARRVRTQVVMLRRVTIVVIVVITLGVMLMTFPSVRGIGAGVLTSAGVVGVVAALAAQSLLGNVFAGLQLAFSDAVRLDDVVVIEGEWGRIEELTLSYVVVQIWDDRRLILPTSYFTSKPFQNWTRTEAKVLGTAEFEVDWSIPVQAMREELRRLVESTELWDGRVCVLQVTDATGGMIKVRALVSAANAGALWDLRCLVRENLVAWVRDHRPTAMPRLRTEVGDGGSDLAWQWIQPRHSTRRRSEAEMPDDARLFGGSDDGHARNEAFVGPDETAEPRETAEPRR, from the coding sequence GTGCACAGCTACCTCGTGACCGTCGTCGCCGCGCTCGCCGCGGCGGCGATCGCTCTTGCCGTGGTTGAGGTGGTGCACCGCCTCACCCGTCGCTGGGGCCGCAAATCGCTGCTGCTGACCGAGTTGACCCAGCACGCGCACCGCTCGTTCCAGGTCGCCGCCACCGTGCTCGCCGTGCAGTTCGCCGTCCGGTTCAGCACCGGATACGCGATCGGCACCGGCTGGCGTCAGGCACTGCTGCACTCGCTGGTGCTCGCCGTCATCGCCACCGCGGCCTGGCTGGTCGCCTCGCTGCTGGTGGTGGTGGAGGACACCGCGCTCGCCCGGTTCCGGGTGGACGTGCCGGACAACCGGCACGCCCGGCGGGTACGCACCCAGGTGGTGATGCTGCGTCGGGTGACCATCGTGGTGATCGTCGTCATCACCCTCGGCGTGATGCTGATGACCTTCCCCTCCGTGCGGGGGATCGGTGCCGGCGTACTGACCAGCGCCGGTGTGGTCGGTGTCGTCGCCGCCCTGGCCGCGCAGAGCCTGCTGGGCAACGTTTTCGCCGGCCTGCAACTCGCCTTCAGCGACGCGGTACGCCTCGACGACGTGGTGGTGATCGAGGGGGAGTGGGGTCGGATCGAGGAGTTGACCCTCAGCTACGTGGTGGTGCAGATCTGGGACGACCGGCGGCTGATCCTGCCCACCTCCTACTTCACCAGCAAGCCGTTCCAGAACTGGACCCGTACCGAGGCGAAGGTGCTGGGCACCGCCGAGTTCGAGGTCGACTGGTCGATCCCGGTGCAGGCCATGCGGGAGGAGCTACGCCGGCTGGTCGAGAGCACCGAGCTGTGGGACGGCCGGGTGTGTGTCCTCCAGGTCACCGACGCGACCGGCGGGATGATCAAGGTTCGCGCGCTGGTGAGTGCCGCCAACGCGGGCGCGCTGTGGGACCTGCGCTGTCTCGTGCGGGAAAATCTGGTGGCGTGGGTGCGCGATCACCGTCCCACCGCGATGCCCCGCCTACGTACCGAGGTCGGCGACGGCGGCAGCGACCTGGCGTGGCAGTGGATCCAGCCGCGCCATTCGACGCGGCGTCGGTCCGAGGCCGAGATGCCCGACGACGCCCGGCTCTTCGGTGGCAGCGACGACGGCCACGCCCGCAACGAGGCCTTCGTCGGCCCGGACGAGACCGCCGAACCTCGGGAGACCGCCGAACCTCGCCGCTGA
- a CDS encoding cold-shock protein — translation MAQGTVKWFNADKGFGFITVDGGGADVFVHFSAIQTSGYRTLEENQRVEFEIAQGQKGPQAEQVRPL, via the coding sequence ATGGCGCAGGGAACCGTGAAGTGGTTCAACGCTGACAAGGGCTTCGGCTTCATCACCGTCGACGGCGGGGGGGCTGACGTGTTCGTCCACTTCTCGGCCATCCAGACCAGCGGCTACCGCACGCTGGAGGAGAACCAGCGGGTGGAGTTCGAAATCGCCCAGGGCCAGAAGGGTCCGCAGGCCGAGCAGGTCCGCCCCCTCTGA
- a CDS encoding DUF1775 domain-containing protein — protein sequence MAMTHGGSRRRRGVLVAALATAVVLLWPATAWADGVTFTPAEAQQGNAVKLEFVVPDERPGVRTERVEIKIPENPPIAEVYPLSVEGWAPTITTRKLDRPVSGLHGPATDVVTASLIWSRAKGQAGEGPARLVFSMAPLPQTERLAFELVQTYADGLQVHWGSGPGQRPLAALTLLPGDPAYPGAHAGHGAAPGGAAPAEAPPATAGSDGGPNANSLLAAGLVAGLGGGAVVGWLISRRRRATTEEIDRSVLDEERPGEQPAASAEADDSGAAGTPTGAGAEVVEAGARR from the coding sequence ATGGCGATGACGCACGGCGGCAGCCGTCGACGCCGGGGCGTGCTGGTGGCCGCCCTGGCCACGGCCGTGGTGCTGCTCTGGCCCGCCACGGCGTGGGCCGACGGGGTGACGTTCACCCCGGCCGAGGCTCAGCAGGGCAACGCGGTGAAGCTCGAATTCGTGGTGCCCGACGAACGGCCCGGCGTCCGGACCGAACGGGTCGAGATCAAGATCCCTGAGAATCCGCCGATCGCCGAGGTGTACCCGCTGTCGGTCGAGGGCTGGGCTCCGACGATCACCACCCGGAAGCTGGACCGGCCGGTGTCCGGCCTGCACGGCCCGGCCACCGACGTGGTGACCGCCTCGCTGATCTGGTCGCGGGCGAAGGGCCAGGCGGGCGAGGGTCCGGCTCGGCTGGTGTTCTCGATGGCCCCGCTGCCGCAGACCGAACGGCTGGCCTTCGAGCTGGTGCAGACGTACGCCGACGGCCTCCAGGTGCACTGGGGCAGCGGCCCCGGCCAACGGCCGTTGGCGGCGCTGACGTTGCTGCCGGGTGACCCGGCCTACCCGGGCGCCCACGCTGGGCACGGTGCGGCCCCCGGCGGCGCGGCGCCTGCCGAGGCTCCGCCGGCCACCGCCGGTTCCGACGGTGGCCCGAACGCCAACAGCCTGCTCGCCGCCGGGCTGGTCGCCGGCCTCGGCGGCGGCGCGGTGGTGGGTTGGCTGATCAGCCGCCGACGTCGCGCGACGACCGAGGAGATCGACCGCTCGGTGCTCGACGAGGAGCGGCCCGGCGAGCAGCCGGCAGCCAGCGCCGAGGCGGACGACTCCGGTGCGGCCGGGACACCCACGGGTGCCGGTGCCGAGGTGGTCGAGGCGGGCGCCCGGCGGTGA
- a CDS encoding aldo/keto reductase, protein MEQRTFPRMDRQVGVVGLGAWQLGADWGTVTEDDAMAVLTAAVDAGVTFLDTADVYGDGRSEQLIGRFLAARSDAGLTVATKMGRRVAQTPEAYTLDNFRRWTDRSRTNLGVDTLDLVQLHCPPTAVFAADEVFDALDTLVAEKRIAAYGVSVETCDEALTAIARPGVASVQIILNALRHKPLERVLPAASAAGVGIIARVPLASGLLSGRYDEHTTFAADDHRNYNRHGEAFDVGETFSGVDFTTGLAAVRRIAPLVGEARTMAQFALRWVLDQPGVTVVIPGARDATQARGNAAVAGQPALSTEELAEVAAVYDDLIRPEVHHRW, encoded by the coding sequence ATGGAGCAACGCACGTTCCCCCGAATGGATCGCCAGGTCGGCGTGGTCGGGCTCGGCGCCTGGCAGCTCGGCGCCGACTGGGGCACGGTGACCGAGGACGACGCCATGGCGGTGCTGACCGCCGCGGTCGACGCCGGGGTCACCTTCCTGGACACCGCCGACGTCTACGGCGACGGGCGCAGTGAACAGCTGATCGGACGCTTCCTGGCGGCACGGTCCGACGCCGGGCTGACCGTGGCGACCAAGATGGGCCGGCGGGTGGCGCAGACACCCGAGGCGTACACCCTGGACAACTTCCGCCGGTGGACCGACCGGTCCCGGACCAACCTCGGCGTGGACACGTTGGACCTGGTGCAGCTGCACTGCCCACCGACGGCCGTCTTCGCCGCCGACGAGGTCTTCGACGCGCTCGACACCCTGGTGGCCGAGAAGCGGATCGCCGCGTACGGCGTCAGCGTGGAGACCTGCGACGAGGCGCTCACCGCGATCGCCCGGCCCGGGGTGGCCAGCGTGCAGATCATCCTCAACGCGCTGCGCCACAAGCCGCTCGAACGCGTGCTGCCGGCCGCCTCGGCCGCCGGGGTCGGCATCATCGCCCGTGTCCCGCTGGCCAGTGGCCTGCTCTCCGGCCGGTACGACGAGCACACCACCTTCGCCGCCGACGACCACCGCAACTACAACCGGCACGGCGAGGCGTTCGATGTCGGCGAGACGTTCTCCGGGGTGGACTTCACCACCGGCCTGGCCGCCGTGCGACGGATCGCGCCGCTGGTGGGCGAGGCGCGCACGATGGCCCAGTTCGCGCTGCGCTGGGTGCTCGACCAGCCGGGTGTCACCGTGGTCATCCCCGGCGCCCGCGACGCCACGCAGGCCCGCGGCAACGCCGCCGTGGCCGGCCAGCCGGCACTGTCCACCGAGGAACTGGCCGAGGTGGCGGCGGTCTACGACGACCTGATCCGCCCCGAGGTGCACCACAGATGGTGA
- a CDS encoding response regulator transcription factor, translating to MATVLLVEDDHVVRGAMLRSLTDRGHAVHAVGTALDALRRVAAETPDLVVLDLGLPDLDGSDALRMLRGITDVPIIIATARDDEQSVVKLLRAGADDYMIKPFTGAHLDARITTVLRRAGRASRSAQPAVHSVGGLKVDVGERSAHLDGAALALTRKEFDLLAYLAARPGRVVSRRELLEEVWRQPSVGEDQTIDVHLYWLRRKMGESAAKPRYLRTVRGVGFRLVAPD from the coding sequence GTGGCCACCGTCCTCCTGGTCGAAGACGATCATGTCGTACGCGGCGCGATGCTCCGTTCCCTCACCGACCGGGGCCACGCCGTACACGCGGTGGGCACCGCCCTGGACGCGCTGCGTCGGGTCGCCGCCGAGACACCGGACCTGGTGGTGCTCGACCTCGGCCTGCCGGATCTGGACGGCTCGGACGCGTTGCGGATGCTCCGGGGGATCACCGACGTGCCGATCATCATCGCCACCGCCCGCGACGACGAGCAGTCCGTGGTCAAGCTGCTTCGGGCCGGCGCGGACGACTACATGATCAAACCGTTCACCGGCGCCCACCTGGACGCCCGGATCACCACCGTGTTGCGCCGCGCGGGCCGGGCCAGCCGCTCCGCCCAGCCGGCGGTGCACAGCGTCGGTGGGCTGAAGGTGGACGTCGGTGAGCGCAGCGCTCACCTCGACGGTGCGGCGCTGGCGCTGACCCGCAAGGAATTCGACCTGTTGGCGTATCTCGCCGCCCGCCCTGGCCGGGTAGTGTCCCGGCGGGAGCTCTTGGAGGAGGTATGGCGGCAGCCATCGGTCGGCGAGGATCAGACCATCGACGTTCACCTGTACTGGCTACGGCGCAAAATGGGCGAGTCCGCGGCGAAGCCGCGCTACCTGCGCACCGTGCGGGGGGTGGGCTTCCGGCTGGTGGCGCCGGACTGA
- a CDS encoding trans-aconitate 2-methyltransferase, with amino-acid sequence MWDPTAYLRYGDERARPFHDLLARVGADRPRQVVDLGCGPGHLTAVLTARWPGSRVVGLDSSPEMIARATALDVPVGFQVADVRDWRPGPDTDVVVSNAVLQWVPGHRNLLVRWANELPAGAWLAAQVPGNFDAPSHRALREVANRPPWRAALTPLLRETPVADPVDYAGALVAAGCTVDAWETTYVHLLAAGPDLDHPVLTWLEGTALRPVRAALDVAGWSAFRAALAVRLAEAYPVRHGQVYFPFRRIFLVARTGTAQENS; translated from the coding sequence ATGTGGGATCCGACGGCGTACCTGCGCTACGGCGACGAACGAGCCCGACCCTTCCACGACCTGTTGGCCCGGGTGGGCGCCGACCGCCCCCGGCAGGTGGTCGACCTCGGCTGCGGCCCCGGCCACCTCACCGCGGTGCTCACCGCCCGCTGGCCGGGCAGCCGGGTCGTCGGCCTGGACTCCTCGCCGGAGATGATCGCGCGGGCCACCGCGCTCGACGTCCCGGTCGGCTTCCAGGTGGCTGACGTCCGCGACTGGCGCCCCGGACCGGACACCGACGTGGTGGTCAGCAACGCGGTGCTCCAGTGGGTCCCCGGCCACCGGAACCTGCTCGTCCGGTGGGCCAACGAGCTGCCGGCCGGCGCCTGGCTGGCGGCGCAGGTGCCGGGAAACTTCGACGCGCCCTCGCACCGGGCGCTGCGCGAGGTCGCCAATCGCCCACCGTGGCGGGCGGCGTTGACCCCGCTGCTGCGGGAGACGCCGGTCGCCGACCCGGTCGACTACGCCGGGGCGCTGGTCGCCGCCGGCTGCACCGTCGACGCCTGGGAGACTACCTACGTGCACCTGCTGGCGGCCGGTCCCGACCTGGACCACCCCGTGCTGACCTGGCTGGAGGGCACCGCCCTGCGCCCGGTCCGGGCGGCGCTGGACGTCGCCGGCTGGTCCGCCTTCCGGGCCGCGCTGGCGGTACGCCTCGCCGAGGCGTACCCGGTGCGGCACGGCCAGGTGTACTTCCCGTTCCGACGGATCTTCCTCGTCGCCCGTACCGGTACCGCCCAGGAGAACTCGTGA
- a CDS encoding DUF3618 domain-containing protein — protein MTGNGTGDTEALREEIRRTRVELGETMEALAAKADVKKRLKSSADQARERVREQAAVTVARVRAQAGLHHQQGPGRQGPAPFIALAAGAVAAAVVLMIIRGRRA, from the coding sequence ATGACAGGCAACGGTACGGGTGACACGGAGGCTCTGCGGGAGGAGATCCGGCGCACCCGCGTCGAGTTGGGCGAGACGATGGAGGCGCTGGCCGCCAAGGCCGACGTGAAGAAGCGGCTGAAGTCCTCGGCGGACCAGGCACGTGAGCGGGTGCGCGAGCAGGCTGCGGTGACCGTGGCCCGGGTGCGTGCCCAGGCCGGTCTCCACCATCAGCAGGGACCGGGTCGGCAGGGGCCCGCTCCGTTCATCGCGCTCGCGGCCGGTGCGGTCGCCGCCGCCGTGGTGTTGATGATCATTAGAGGGAGGCGTGCGTGA
- a CDS encoding HAMP domain-containing sensor histidine kinase, which yields MTAGVGTLLALAFLVPLGLTLGGQAREEAIADAARRSALVTGALAISTDTQVVSRAIEASGGDPATRPVVHGLDVDSSTGRADAAHLAQAREQGRSLVVDVDGGVLRLDPVVLGERTAVVEVFVPDAALDAGGGRWLLLAGVAVALVGAAMLVVDRLAARAADASRALVKAALAIGDGDLGVRVEPHGPRELVQAGHAFNRMAERLVAARTEERELVADLSHRLRTPLTVLRLDAEALESDDTSVGSFSQAELDYRRGIRRIRQAIVTLEGEIDVLIKTTRKAVATEAAPPAMCDVSEVVRDRMVFWAALAGDQNRPHRVSGAQLRIPAPVPRAELAAALDAVIGNVFRYTPQGTAFEVAVSRRDGYVAIRIDDAGPGIANPDRALRRGASDQGSTGLGLDIAKRVALQANGSVSIDRAHLGGASVVMLLSDPEAAPRQVSRFGLVGRMAREGREQNARGRRWPRQRPTDG from the coding sequence TTGACGGCCGGTGTGGGCACGTTGCTGGCGCTGGCCTTCCTGGTACCGCTCGGGCTGACCCTGGGTGGGCAGGCGCGCGAGGAAGCGATCGCCGACGCGGCCCGGCGCAGCGCGCTGGTGACCGGGGCCCTGGCGATCAGCACCGATACGCAGGTCGTCTCGCGGGCGATCGAGGCCAGCGGCGGCGACCCGGCCACCCGCCCGGTCGTCCACGGGCTGGACGTGGACTCCTCCACCGGACGGGCCGACGCGGCGCACCTGGCGCAGGCCCGGGAGCAGGGCCGTTCGCTGGTCGTCGACGTCGACGGCGGAGTGCTGCGGCTGGATCCGGTGGTGCTGGGTGAGCGGACCGCCGTGGTGGAGGTCTTCGTCCCGGACGCCGCGCTCGACGCCGGTGGCGGCCGGTGGTTGCTGCTGGCCGGGGTGGCCGTCGCGCTGGTGGGTGCCGCGATGCTGGTGGTGGACCGGCTCGCCGCCCGGGCGGCCGACGCGAGCCGGGCCCTGGTCAAGGCGGCGCTCGCCATCGGCGACGGCGACCTGGGGGTACGCGTCGAGCCGCACGGCCCCCGCGAGCTGGTCCAGGCCGGCCACGCGTTCAACCGGATGGCCGAACGGTTGGTGGCGGCGCGCACCGAGGAGCGGGAACTGGTGGCGGACCTGTCCCACCGGCTGCGCACCCCGCTGACCGTGCTGCGGCTGGACGCCGAGGCGCTGGAGTCCGACGACACGAGTGTCGGCTCGTTCAGTCAGGCCGAGCTGGACTACCGCCGCGGCATCCGACGGATCCGGCAGGCGATCGTCACCCTGGAGGGTGAGATCGACGTACTGATCAAGACCACCCGTAAGGCCGTGGCGACCGAAGCCGCGCCCCCGGCGATGTGCGACGTGAGCGAGGTGGTCCGGGACCGGATGGTGTTCTGGGCCGCCCTCGCCGGTGACCAGAATCGTCCGCACCGGGTCTCCGGCGCCCAGTTGCGGATTCCCGCGCCGGTGCCCCGGGCCGAGCTGGCCGCCGCCCTGGACGCCGTGATCGGCAACGTGTTCCGCTACACCCCGCAGGGCACCGCGTTCGAGGTGGCGGTGTCGCGCCGCGACGGGTACGTGGCCATCCGGATCGACGACGCCGGCCCCGGTATCGCCAACCCGGACCGGGCCCTGCGACGCGGCGCCAGCGACCAGGGCTCCACCGGGTTGGGGCTGGACATCGCCAAGCGGGTGGCCTTGCAGGCCAACGGCTCGGTCAGCATCGACCGGGCCCACCTGGGCGGGGCGAGCGTGGTGATGCTGCTGTCCGACCCGGAGGCGGCGCCGCGCCAGGTCAGCCGGTTCGGCCTGGTGGGCCGGATGGCTCGGGAGGGCCGGGAACAGAACGCCCGTGGCCGCCGCTGGCCCCGGCAGCGCCCGACGGACGGCTGA
- a CDS encoding phage holin family protein: MADVANARTSHNGRMSHNGTEPSTAELVQRATEQVSRLVRDELALARAELTEKGKQAGIGAGLFAGGGALAFFGLGALVTAAILLLALVLPAWAAALIVAVALFLVAGVLALIGKRRVSRAVPPVPEAAVRSLRADVDVVSAAVKDRGRA; the protein is encoded by the coding sequence ATGGCTGACGTGGCGAACGCCCGTACGTCCCACAACGGGCGTATGTCCCACAACGGGACGGAGCCGTCCACCGCCGAACTGGTTCAGCGGGCGACCGAGCAGGTCTCGCGCCTGGTCCGGGACGAACTCGCGCTGGCCCGTGCCGAGCTGACCGAGAAGGGCAAACAGGCGGGCATCGGCGCCGGCCTGTTCGCCGGTGGCGGCGCCCTCGCCTTCTTCGGTCTGGGGGCGCTGGTGACCGCCGCGATCCTCCTGCTGGCTCTGGTGCTGCCGGCGTGGGCGGCCGCCCTGATCGTGGCCGTGGCCCTGTTCCTGGTCGCCGGAGTGCTCGCGCTGATCGGCAAGCGCCGCGTCAGTCGCGCGGTCCCGCCGGTGCCCGAGGCGGCCGTGCGCAGCCTGCGGGCCGACGTCGACGTGGTCAGCGCTGCGGTGAAGGACAGGGGACGGGCATGA